In the genome of Neovison vison isolate M4711 chromosome 3, ASM_NN_V1, whole genome shotgun sequence, one region contains:
- the TIMM21 gene encoding mitochondrial import inner membrane translocase subunit Tim21, with translation MICTFLRAAQCAERMRRSSGKRLFPPHLVLNKACLKTAPSLSWGLQERKRTGQPKCLLGVAQKTLWTQGQSAQRVGDDGSKQVSVHSQRGETVVSTSQKVKEAGRDFTYLMVVLFGISITGGLFYAVFKELFSPWSPNKVYGKALEKCRSHPEVISVLGEPVKGYGEVTRRGRRQHVSFIEYVKDGLKHMRVKFYIQGSEPGKQGTVHLEVKENPETGEYEFRYIFVELEPFPRTIIIEDNRS, from the exons ATGATTTGTACTTTCTTACGAGCAGCACAGTGTGCGGAGAGGATGCGCAGGTCGTCGGGGAAGCGGCTGTTCCCGCCACACTTAGTGCTTAACAAAGCTTGCTTGAAGACTGCGCCCAGCTTGAGCTGGGGTCTGCAAGAGCGAAAGAGAACGGGGCAACCGAAGTGTCTCCTTGGAGTCGCCCAGAAGACCCTCTGGACGCAGGGGCAGAGTGCCCAGAGGGTAGGGGACGACGGCAGCAAACAGGTGTCTGTGCACAGTCAGAGAGGGGAAACCGTCGTCTCCACGTCACAGAAAG TGAAAGAAGCCGGAAGAGACTTCACCTACTTGATGGTGGTGCTCTTTGGGATCAGTATCACAG GTGGCTTGTTTTACGCAGTTTTCAAAGAACTTTTTTCTCCATGGAGTCCTAATAAGGTCTACGGGAAAGCCTTAGAAAAGTGCAGATCACACCCTGAG GTCATCAGCGTCCTGGGCGAGCCGGTGAAGGGCTACGGGGAGGTGACGCGCCGCGGGCGGAGGCAGCACGTCAG TTTCATTGAATATGTGAAGGACGGGCTGAAGCACATGCGGGTGAAGTTCTACATCCAGGGCTCGGAGCCCGGGAAGCAAGGAACCGTGCACCTGGAAGTGAAGGAG aacCCAGAAACTGGCGAGTATGAATTTCGGTACATATTTGTCGAACTCGAGCCCTTCCCCAGAACTATCATCATTGAAGATAATCGATCCTGA